The Macadamia integrifolia cultivar HAES 741 chromosome 3, SCU_Mint_v3, whole genome shotgun sequence genome segment ACAGTATGTAGATATTGCATGTCAGACATGAAAAGCCAAGCCCATCCCACTCccagacaaaaaaaaagagagattaaaaCACAGATGTCTCTTTTTCCAGTGGAACCCGCTTCGTAAAAAACAACCAGAACTATTTCATTTCTAACTATTCATTTCTGTATTACAGATAGCATTTACTTTCATTTCATCGATGGCCACCACCATTAACACCCTACTCCAATCAGCCCCAAAACCCTACCCTAAACAATCCTGATCACCCATATCACAGTCATaacattttcaccaaaaaaacataaaaaagagtAGATATGGAACTTTTACAGAGCTGGGTACTGTGCAGTGCAAGGGAAAAGTAGTAAAGTAACTCTACATGATGGAACAAGCATTTGGGTTTTCATCACTGAACATGGTTGTGTATTGCTCTTCCTGTTTGCTAAGGTTGCTGATTCCATGGGTTTCCACATTTCTGACATAGCCAGGAGGTGCTTTCTTATCATAAGCTTGTGCTGCATAAGGATGTGCAACAAGGCTGTAAGGAACATAAGGCCAAAACTCAGCCTTTTTCCCTGTTGACTGAGCTTTCTTCAATACCTTGTTTGGTTCAACATACCCAGTCACAGTGACCTTCTGTTGCTTCAAGTTTACATCCACTGATTTAGCTCCTGTAAAGACAAGAACAATAACTCAAACCCATCAGTACTCATGGGTGATGACCAGAaaagattaataaccaaagaataagaaagataaaGCTATCTAATACCTTTCAATGAAGAAAGGGTTTTCTTGACTTTGAGTTCACAGCCTTCACAGTCCATCCTGACTTTAAGCTCCACGGTTTGCAtctgcttcctcttcttcttatgcCTATGACCATTGCTCAGTAAGCTAGAGAAATACTCCAGAGTACCTCCAACACCCATGTTGTATTTACTTCTGAACTCTTTAAAGAAGATGGGTCTGAGAGAAACTTTGTGAGGGGATGACAAAGTCAGAACTAATAACAACTTAAATACTCAAGGCAAAAGCTTACAGAGAGACCTTTATTTGATGGACTTTGATAGGAAAGAAACAATGCCAGGACAAGTGGTCTCACTAAGATTGCAGAACAGAAAAGGATTGTATGGATGATGGATaacttcttctttgttttaaatGAGCATGAAGAGAATAGAAAGGTTGATGGGTGACAAAAGAGAAAGACAAAGGAAGCTCTCCTGTGTCTTTGATGGGTTGGTAGGAGAGTTGAACACTCAAGAGGAGATCAATAATGTTAAGAGGTGAGGATAACAGAGATGACAGATCAcagaaacaacaacaacaaccagaCGAATGCTTATGGAAGAGATAATCTAAAAGGCTAAATTTATAGAAAATCCAGAAGTGGCCTAGTGGGTAGTAATGCAGTGTGCCTTAGAAATTACAGGAAACTTCTTTTAAAGCTAGGGAATCCTTCTTTGCTTTGGGACAGAAAGGCTTCTTCAAAAGCTGCTGGCTCCTTACCCTTCTTACTTGCTTTGAGGCTCTGGGCTGTTTACACAAACCCCCAAACTGGGTCTTCTTATATAGACCCCTTTGTAAAATGTAAAGTTGAGAAGGATAGAAAGAGGAGAGGGAACTATCCAATAAAGGCAACGAAGAGAGGAGAGTACTAAGCCATTGTCTTAGGAAAGTAAACTTAAGATTTAGCCATTAattaaaaaatgggttttgtattttttatgagaATTGAAGACTTTGGGTGCAAGAAAGCTCTCTGTAACAATAActtcctctctttcttggagaagcCCATGAAAGAGACTACAGACAAGCAGTAGttgaaaatttcaaagaaaataagagTGAGATGGAAATAAGATGTCATCAGATCCATTGTTTAATGGGAGGGAGGTAACAAGTGTCATGTGAGATGCCAAAGGGGACCATATGGAATGCCAAGTAGATGGGAAAATGGCCAATAGAGATGGCAGTAGCTTGTGGGTGGGGGCTGTGACGGCTGTCGGCTTGTGAGTTTGGTACGATTGTTTAATAAGGTAATATTGGAGCCTTGGAGGTATAATTGGGCGGTGCGACTGtagaaaaaaagaagccaaGCAATAAAAATCAAAGCCACGGACCCGTTGGCTTTGCTGGGCCAGGTGGCTCCATGGTGTTAATACGGGAGGCTTAATTGGGGTGACACACGCACGCAAAATTTAGATTATGTTTGGtatgcaagaaaagaaaaattttgaaaaaaaaaaaaacacataaatttatcattgtttttatcttattatgctcttttcttttcttttttttctagaagTTTTTTGCTTTCCAAGTATAATCTAaggatttaatttttatttttttttttacctttttttccttGGGGGTAAGGGGATTAGATTTAGTTATGTTAATGAGGAATCTCTTCATTGGACATCTAGTTCTCCAATGTGACAAGTTTAGATCAGGCTGTATTTTGTGAATAAGTGAATCCAAGATTTCTAACTCACATCTCAAGGTTCAGTTTAAACAAAATTTGTCAAGtgacaaaacaaagcaaaaaaaattatgacaaTTCATAAATATACATAAGAGGGTATGGCATTAAATGCGAGGATgaataattgaatttgaaactaaaattttataTGTGGTATATTTAGATCATTTCCCTAAAATTTGGACAAATGAATCATTAAATTTTTCATCTTGGTTTACAAATACATTGGTATAACTTATTCACcaatattgttttctttttcttgatataTTCATATCTATTTATTGTTGCTCCGATATGATTTCGTATTTTTATTCTACCATATATGATTCTTGGAAGAACCTAGGATGTAATACGTTTTATTGAATATTTAAAGCTTACTTAGATATTTAGCATAAACTCTGACCCTAAGGTTAAAGTGTTTCTAGGCCAGGTTATTTGGAGAGGGTTTTCAAAGAGCGGTCATCCATTCCTATCACATGGAGGTAACGGTCTTACAATTTCGACTATTGAATATGACGGAAGTGGTCTAGGCTGACAACATGTCAATCTGTGgactcaaattcaattagaTACCCCATATATATATTCATGCATCACTACATTTGTTATTTATATATTTGTGACTACATCCATTTcatggttttttatttatttattattttttaatacataatTTTGTCCCTTGACCAATTTCAATTAAgatgaaacttgacatatgaaCAAGAGAAGATGAGGTCCAGTGATCCACAAAATTATAGTCTTATTTGACCAACCACTTGAGAGAAACAAGGCCCGCTTTGAGAACCCTCTCTAGACCGGCCTATCTAAGCAAGCCACCTATTTCTACCTTGGGGAATGGTGTTCTAGCAATCTAGACCGTTGGATATTGAGAGAATGATCTAGTTTGGCCATTTTTCAATGAtccaatttcaattaaataccCTCATGTACAtcttattttactttttgatcACTTAATTATTTTAAAGATTTTTATCATGTTAAATAAATGACAATCAAATATTGAAAAATCTTCTCAGGATAAGGCTGCATAATTTTCAACCCCCAGGCCTCACACATGCAAAAACCTTGTGCATTAGATACGTTATTTTTTTCAAGCATTGAAAAATCTTACAATAACATTTTACATTATAGTGCCCCAATCCATTTGATGTAAAGGAAGATCTAGAGATGATGTATTAAAGATTTTATGTAGATTACTTGAAAGCAAATGTGTGAGTGATTGGGGGCTTGATTTTGGTTACAATTATTGTCTTCATGAAGGTTCCTCTACGCTCACCTTGTCCCACACTCCCACCCATTCTTTCTCAATTGTTATTCTTCTTATTTAATTTTACCCTTTCTTTTAATGTAGTGTCCATAGATCTTCATGGATGGTGTCAAGTGacaaacaagaaaaatgttAGTAAATGATCTATTACAAAGTATTCATTATATGCCACAAAAGCTTTATTATGTTAGAAGATTAGAAGAGTATTTAttcttatttaaaaaagaaaaaaagaatagaaaaatgtATTCCATACCTAACTCACATtgtttggctttggctttggctttggctAATACTATatagaaattataaaataagGTCCTAAGAGATACGGTTGTCACAACCCATAGTCCCACACACACACCAGCACACTATTTATCATTCCGACCCGGCATCTCTAGTGTTCTACTCTAATTTGGTGGGCCATGTGGGCCCGTGGTAAGTGATAATTGGGATTTTTTAATAGTTTGGAAGGGAGCAGAGAACTGAGTGGGTTAGCCCATTCTAAGACAACGACAGATCACAAAACCCATACCATCTCGACAATGCATGTCGTGCCATATGGCAGTGATTTTAATGAAAAACTGCATTCACCATTCCCTTTGGGCCTTAATTGTGTTATTCCAATGGGTAGAGCCATGATAAGagtgatttgaaaaaataacaatagaGGGTAGAGCCATGATAAGAGTGATTAGGAAAAATAACCCCAAGTTCACATCTTCTGCAATGGACAGTGAGGTGCGATTAACATTAGACGATTGAGAGCATTTAAACACACATTTTAAGGAATTCTCATTCACCGATTCTCACTGCACTAGTGCAATGATTACAAACGATTTTTACACAAACAGTCCCACCCATTCAAGTGACAAGTACAATTTGTACACATAAAATAGTGCATGAACATAAAATAGTACACGTAGAATGTTACACGCACAAGTgttctcaaaaaaaatatatatatattgactaaAGATGATTGTAATCTTATTATTTCTGATTGTGGAGGATTTACCTAAACTTGATCTCATTGTGTTTATATTTCATTTGGAAAATGATTTTTCACGTTATATTTGGTTTGATACCCTTACACACACAAGAAACATAGCCATTTGAAACCAGGGGCTGGCTTTTAGGACTCTTAAGTTCAATAAGTAAAGATAATCTGATTTTACTAAAATATGTGTCTCTATACATACCTATTAGCCgcggtgttttttttttttttttttttttttaccactgGTAAAGAATATATACGACCTTTAATTTTGGCGGTACTCTTTTATCGCCACCAAAGGGAAATCTCAGTTTACCCTTGTGCCATTACGTGATACAATGTCTTGTGCTTCATCCTCTCTCTTACAAAAGTATCTGTAGTAACGAAACtctaaaataatacaaaaaagaataaaaaagtaagaaTCAGAAATCATATAATACACACAGATTTACTAGGTTTAGCAAAGTTGCCTGTATcctcgatgagatgagattctgtttcactatcaatagagaatagagttacagtgttcgtcctcacacctctctcaactTGCTTACAGATAAAAAAACTTGCTAAAAATTTACTGTAACACCCCCAAACCCCCGCATGGACCCACTGGTTCATCATGCCTACGTCAATAACAATGATTAACACGCAAAACCACTTTTACCATAGATAAAATTTAAGACATCGTATTCCCAGTATCAAGTCCAAAGTATATTCTCATCTCCATTTCACGGATGGTAACTTGTattgggaggtgggaggtggggggACTAGCTAATTGAATATTTGAATGTCACAAGAGACTAAACACCGGCCATCTTTGAAGAGAGATTAGTCTCTGTTTGAACTGATAAGGATGGTCAGATGGTCAGATGGTGATGAGCAACATAGGCGTACACTGGATGATTAGTGATGATTAATGGTGGGTGGGGTGGATTGGTGGGGTCCATGGGATACAAAATTTCAAAGTGGGTTCTTCAATCTCATGAGATATTGATCATGTGGTGCAGGTTGGATTGTCGGTGGTGGTCAACCGTATATCTGGGACTGGCCTTTGTTTGTACCAATCAACAAGTAAttaacaactacctagtattCTTTAATATGATTTCAATTTCCCTTTCGGGAATACCCACGTAACTGCC includes the following:
- the LOC122073299 gene encoding heavy metal-associated isoprenylated plant protein 23-like, whose protein sequence is MGVGGTLEYFSSLLSNGHRHKKKRKQMQTVELKVRMDCEGCELKVKKTLSSLKGAKSVDVNLKQQKVTVTGYVEPNKVLKKAQSTGKKAEFWPYVPYSLVAHPYAAQAYDKKAPPGYVRNVETHGISNLSKQEEQYTTMFSDENPNACSIM